TCCTGCGGGACAAGGGATTTTCGTTCCCGGCCCGCGTCGTCTCCGGCAACCCCTCGACGCGCAAGCGGTACGACAACGGCTACCTGCTGGTGGACGACGCGCTGCGCGTCTACCACATGAAGCAGGTCCGCGGCCGCCCGTTCGTGCGCCGTACCGACGTTGCGGACTCGCTGCAAATCGGCCAGATTTTCGTCACGGAGTTCGCCGACCGCAAAAGTCTCGGTTTTCTGGTGGACAGCGAAAAGCGTTTCTATACGCTCGGTGCGGAGGATTACAAACTGCACGAGATTCCCGTCGGGAAATTCGGCCCCACACGGGAGAACATGATGATCATCGGCGACATGTTCTACTGGACGGTCACCATCCAAGGCGCCGAATCGAAACGCTATGTCGCCGTGAACGCCCGCGACTATTCACTGGCGGACGAATACCGCCCCGAAGAGAAACCGCAGGCATGGGCCGAATACGCAAAATACCTGTTTCCCTTCGAACTGTCGTTCACCTCGCCGCTGGACGGCTACGTAAAGCCCCGGATTGCGGAGGTGTCGTTTCAGGCCCTCTGGCTGGGACTCGTGCTCGGCGCGTTCTATGCGCTCATCCGCCGCAGATCGCCCGGCGGACGGCTCTGGCAGACCGTCGGCGTCGTCTTGTTCGGACTCTTCCTCTTCGTCCCGCTGCTGGTATTCGGCACGGCAAAACGATGACAACAAACCCATACGCAAGAGAAGGGCGGACGTTTTCGACGTCCGCCCTTTTATCACACGCAGTTTCCCGGATCAGGTCAGGAAAATAAACAGCAGCGGAATCAGAATCCCCGCGATCAGCTCGACGCCTCCGCGGCCCCGCAATCCTTTCGGGCCGCGCATCATCACCAGCCCGGAAAGCACGATTACGATCAATCCCGCTAAAAAGACATCCGAAAAGACCGTCCACCAGCGCGACGGATTGTAATGCAGCCGGTTCAGACTGCTCAGCACGGGCCGCTTGCGGATCGACTCGTAGACGGCGTGTCCCGACGCCAGATCGACCGTCAGCGAACTGCCGCCCCGGATAAAGACTTTCAACCGGTCCGGTTCGGGAAAGTAATGTTTCAGGTAATTGCCCTCCTCGCCGACGCGCAGGAGCAGTTCCTCGGCCCGCGCACGGGTCCACTCCTGCTCGGCGCGCGGTATCTCCTGTGCGAAGACCAGCTCGGTCCGGCGCACCGAATAATCGGAATTGAAATCGCGTTTGTGGTTGAGCATGAAGCCCGAAACCGCATAAATCAGCAGTACGCCCGAAAAGAAAAAGGAGAGGTCGCGGTGAACGGGCCTGCTCCATTTCCTCACGGCGGACATAAACGACCGTGTCCCCATGACGTGCAAAACTTCTTATTTCAAAACTTCATAACTCCCGCCGTCCACATGGTAGAACGAAAGGTATTCCTTGCCTTCTTTGGCTTTGCGGTCGGCGATACGGGCACGGAAGTCGGCGATACGCTTTTCGGTGCTGCTGGCAACCGATTCGCCGCGGGCCTGATGTTCGGCGCTGCATCCGGCTTCGCCCTCGCCGTGCTGCCGGGCGATCTGGTCCTTGAGCCGCAGCTCCCACTCGGCAAGGTAAGCCTCGTCGATCCGGTCTTCGACCAGCGTGCCCGTCACCCGCACGACGTTGTTCACGCATTCGGGCTTGAAGCTGCCGATCTTCTCTCCGGCTTCAATGCGGATCACCTGCGTATCGTCGGTTCCCATTAGGAAAATCTTGCGGCCCCCGTGGCGGCAGATATGCGTGCAGACGCCCTCGACCGTCACCTTGCCGCCGGTCAACTTCTCAGCATCGGCGAGCAGGTTATCGACCTCCATGACGGAACTCTGCGTTTCTGAGGTTTGAGTCTCCGAAGCGTTCTTTTTATTCGGGTTCCCGCCGCACCCAGCAAGGAAAAATACGGCGGCTGCAAGCGCCGCACAATAAACGAAATGTCTCATAATCGGTTTGAATTTTTTCTTCGTTTTCCGCATTCGGCGCAACGGGCCGTCCCGCAGCGTCTCGGCAGATTTTAGTAATACAAAGAAACGACATTACGCCGGGAACGGCAATACCTAATTTTAGGGGTTTTCAGGAGCCGCAATACCTTTATAGATGGATAGCGGCCGCTCCGAGACCGGGGTTTCAACGCTCCGTGATCTTATAATCTTCGCCCAGCACCCGCTGCAATTCGGCCAGCTCCGGCTCCCGCCCAGTGAATTCGACCGTCGCGGCAGGAGGATCGAGAGTAACAACGGCACGGAGACCTTCGATGCCGTTCAGGGCCTTTTCGACATGCATCCGGCAGTGGTTGCACATCATTCCTTCGATACGATACTCTTTTTTCATGGCTGTTTGTTTTTTGGTTATAAATTCTGTATTTATTTTATGGACGGCTTTCGTGCCGAGCCGTTTTGTACTCAGCTGCAGGCTATTGGCCACAACGCTCACACTACTCAGGGCCATGGCGGCCCCGACGAGCATCGAATTGAGCAGAAACCTGGTCAGCGGATAGAGCACGCCAGCGGCGACAGGCACGCCGATCAGGTTGTAGATAAACGCCCAGAAAAGGTTCTGCCGAACGGTGCGCACGGTCGCGGCCGAAAGGCGGACCGCCGCGGCGATCTTCGTCAGGTCGGACGAAAGAATCGTGACCTTCTCCACGTCGATCGCAATGTCGCTCCCCTGCCCCATGGCAATGCCCAGATCGGCCTGCGCCAGCGCCGCACTGTCGTTGATGCCGTCCCCGACCATTGCGACACAGCGACCATGGCAGCGAATTCTTTTGTCATAAGAAAATTGCAAAAACTATCGGTACAAAAGTATGTTTTGTCGATTCATATGCTTCCCCTGACAGAAAAGGGGCAATTGAAAATCAGAATAAACCATCAGGCAATATATACTGAATGGGGGCAGATTTCTTTGTGTTAACGGAAGAGTTTATTAAACAAGTGCAATACAATGAACAGAAGACATCGGGAAAATTAAAATTTTCTTCGTCTAAAAAAGTTCTTTAAACTAATTTCTTAAAATTGCACTCGCCGGTTGACCCTGCCTAATTTGCCCATCTCGAAAATTTTTCGTATCTTGCGATAGGTTATTTGAAATGCGGTATTTGAGCGCAAGAAGCTGAAAACAAACCGTTGCCTTCTCGTTACCTACTCTCCTATACAAAAATGTAACTACCATATAAATCAAGTCGTTACATTACTTTAATCCCGCACCTCTGTGGGTCCGCCGCATGTTTTCGCCTGCACAGGACGGTTATTTGAACCACTCCTGCAAATGGTCGCGGCCGTAGAAGTAGTAGACCGCAAGCCCCACCCAGCTGGTGAGCAGCACCACGACCGCCGCGATGACCTTTCCGCCCGTGGAGATGTTCTTTTTGAAAATGTCCAGCACGCACCAGATTGCGCACACGAGGCCGATCAGCCAAACAATCGTTCCAATCATAACATTTTGAATTTAGAGAAACATTGATGTTCGAATATGTCCGCCGGGTAAACCACGTCCGAGAGAAACAACCCCTGGGCCGGCGCGCCGGCGCTCGACCGCGACAGGTCGCGGCTCTCGACGATCGAGCGGAACCCGTCGGGCGTGTAACGTCCGCGCCCCACGTCGACCAGCGTGCCTACCAGCGACCGCACCATATTCCGCAAAAACCGGTCCGCACGGATCGTGAAACACATCGTGCCGCGGGAGTCGATCGTCCAGACGGCCTCCTTCACACGGCAGATGTTGGTCTTGTTGTTCGAATTGAGCTTGGCGAAAGAGGTGAAGTCGTCGTACGCGGTCAGCATCGCCGCCGCCTCGTTCATCCGCCCGACGTCGAGCGGCACGTAATACTGCCACGTCTCGTGCCGCGTAAAGGGATTCTTGCGCGGCTCGATGAAGTAGCGGTACTCCCGTTCGCGGGCGTGGAAGCGGGCGTGTGCATCCTCCGCCACGGGCGTCATGCTGCCCACGGCAATGTCGCCCGGCAGCAGGAAATTGAGTTTGTAGACCGTCTGCGCAGGATCGGCGACGGGACGTTCGCAGTCGAAGTGCGCCACGTAATAGGCCGCATTGACCCCCGTGTCGGTACGCCCGGCGCCCGTCAGAGCAACCGGTTCGCGCAGCAGGGTAGCGAGCGCCCGTTCGAGCGTCTGCTGCACCGACGGCTGGTCGGGCTGCCGCTGCCAGCCGCAGTAGGCGGCCCCGTTGTACCGGAGTTCGAGAAAATAGCGCATACCGGAAATGATTTGTCCGGCAAATATACGAAATTCCGGAATACTATTGTACGCTCTCCTGCGTTTAGATTCATAAATAATTCGTATCTTTGTACGAATATTTCGACAAAACAAATGAAAGCAGCGATCATAGGATACGGCAAGATGGGCCGCGAAATCGAACGGATTCTCACGGAAAGAGGGCACGAAGCGGCTCTGATTATCGACACGGACAACGCGCACGAACTCGACGCCGCACATCTGGCGGGCATCGACGTCGCGCTGGAGTTCACGACGCCCGAAACGGCCTACCGGAACATCCGCACCTGCATCGAATGCGGCGTGGCGGCGGTGAGCGGCACGACGGGCTGGACCGACCGCCTCGGGGAGTTGCAGGAGCTGTGCCGCGAGCGGGGCGGGGCGTTGTTCTACGCCTCGAACTACTGTCTGGGCGTGAACCTGATGTTCCGCCTCAACCGGCAGCTGGCCGCGATGATCGACCGCGTGGGCGGCTACGACGTGCGCATCGAGGAGGTGCACCACACCCAGAAGAAGGACGCCCCGAGCGGCACGGCAATCACGCTGGCCGAGGGAATCGCCGAAAACCTCGCCGGCAAGCAGGGCTGGGTCAACCTGGCTCCGGGAATCGAACACGCCGCCAACCGCATCGAACGCAGCGGAGAGGCGCCCGCCGACCGGATCGAAATCCGCTCCGTGCGCAAAGGCGCCGTCCCGGGCATCCACACCGTGACCTACGAATCGGAGGATGACGTGCTGGAGATCAGACACACGATCAAGAACCGCCGCACGCTGGCCCTGGGAGCCGTCGTGGCCGCCGAATTCCTCTGCGGAAAACAAGGGGTCTACTCGATGGACGACCTGCTGCGCAATGCATAATTCACAATTCATAATTCACAATTAAAATCGGGGCTTTCCGCATGGGTAAAATCAAAAACTTGCTACGCAACAAATGGGTCGGTTTCACGCTGGCCGCATTGCTTTATACGCTCTGGTTCGTGGTCTGGACGGGCAACCTCTGGCTGGTGCTGGGACTGCCGGTCATCTTCGACCTCTACATCACGAAGTTCTTCTACCGCTACGTCTGGAGCCACAACGTGAAGATGTGCCAGCGCAGCAAAACCTACCGCACGGTGTACGAATGGGTCAACGCCATCATCTTCGCGACGGTCGTGGCGACGCTGGTGCATCTCTTCATCTTCCAGATGTACGTCATCCCCACCTCGTCGATGGAGCGGACGCTGCTCATCGGCGACTATCTCTACGTGAGCAAGGTGGCTTACGGACCGCAGATGCCCAACACGCCGCTCTCGTTCCCCTTCGTACACCACACGATGCCCTTCTCGCAGACCAAGAAATCGTTCTCCGAGGCGATCAAGTGGCCCTACCACCGCCTCAAGGGGCTCAAGCCGATACGCCGCAACGACGTGGTGGTCTTCAACTTCCCGGCGGGCGACACGGTGCTGCTCGAAAACCAGAACGTGACCTATTACGACACGCTGCGCAGCTTCGAGGAGTCGTTCGGCAAGGAGGAGGGACGCAAACGCCTCAACGAAAAATACACGGTGATCAGCCGCCCGGTCGACAAACGCGAGAACTACATCAAACGCTGCGTGGGGCTTCCGGGCGACTCGCTCGAAGTCCGCAACGGAAAGGTGTGGGTCAACGGCGAACCGCAGGAGGCGATACCCGGACTGCAATACAACTACGTGGTGCAGACCTCGGCCCCCTTCACGCAGTACGCCATCGACAACCTCGAAATCCGGGAGTACAGCGGTTACGGCTCGGGCTACTACATGAACCTCACGGACGAACTCGCCGAGAAGGTCAGGGGCTTGAGCAACGTCATTTCGGTCAACCGCTATATCTACACCCCCAACGACGAGGTGTTCCCGCAATGGGGCACGCCCCGCTGGAGCCAGGACAACTACGGCCCGATCTGGATTCCGAAGAAGGGCGACACGGTGCAGCTCACAGCGGAGAACCTGCCGCTCTTCCGCCGCATCATCGAGGCCTACGAAGGGCACACGCTCGAAGAGCGCGACGGACGCATCGTGATCGACGGCAAAGAGGCGACGGAATACACCTTCGCGATGAATTACTACTGGATGATGGGCGACAACCGCCACAACTCGGCCGACTCGCGTTTCTGGGGCTTCGTGCCCGAGGACCACATCGTGGGCAAGGCGTCGTTCGTATGGCTGTCGCTCGATGCGGAAAAGAGTTTCCCCGCGAACATCCGCTGGGAACGGCTCTTCAGAAAGGTTCGGTAGACGTGGCCGGCGACAGTTACAGAACCGTCGCGGCCCCCGCCGAAGCCGCCTGCCGGGAGCGGAGCAGCAAGTTCCTCTCCTGGATTTATCCCGTGCGCACGGAGGAGGAGATCCGCGAACGGCTCGACGCGCTGCGCAAACGGTATTACGACGCCACGCACCACTGTTACGCCTGGCGGCTGGGTCCCCGCGGCGAGGCGTTCCGCGCCAACGACGACGGGGAACCCTCGGGAACGGCCGGAAAACCGATCCTCGGACAACTGCTCTCGAACGACATCACGGACTGCCTGGTGGTCGTGGTCCGCTACTTCGGCGGCACGAAACTGGGGGTTCCGGGGCTGATCGCCGCCTACCGGGAGTCGGCGGCCGAGGCCATCACAGCGGCCGAAATCGTGGAGCTGACGGTGGACCGCACGGTGCGGGTGGATTTCCCCTATGTGGCGATGAACGCCATCATGCGGGTCGTCAAGGAGCAGCAGCCGCGCATCGAGGAGCAGACCTTCGACAACCTCTGCACGATGCGGCTCGCGATCCGCGAAAGCCGCGCAGCGGGGCTTATCGAAAAATTGCGCAAAGCCGGAGGCTCGGTTCGGGACGAAGCGGAATGAAATACGAACAACGGATTGGAATATTTGCGGGTCAGCTCCGTTTTTGACGGCAAAAAATCCGCATTATCGTTCGCAACGGAAAAAGAGAGACCGAGGAAACGCGCGCCCGGAGCGGGGGGGGGCTGTAAAGGCGTCCGCAGGCGAGGGCAGACAGCTTGCTGTTTGCCGAGCCGTCACAGTCTAAACGGCGCGTGTTTTTGCGCCGTAAAGGCCCGATTTACTGCGCCCGCTCAACGCGAATCCGAGGGCACTCCCGCCAGAACGGCATGCGGATGGTTTTGGGCGCCTTTTACCACCAAAAGGTACATAACGGCGAGTGTGAAACACTCGGAAAAGCGGATTGGAATATTTGTAACATGAAAGAACACGAAAACTCCATATATATCAAAGGAGCGCGGGTCCACAACCTCCGCAACATCGAGGTCGAAATTCCGCACAACAAACTCATCGTCGTGACGGGACTCTCCGGCTCGGGCAAGTCGACGCTGGCCTTCGACACGATTTTCGCCGAGGGGCAGCGCCGCTACGTCGAGAGCCTCTCGGCCTACGCCCGGCAGTTCCTCGGGAAGATCAACAAACCCGACGTGGACATCATCACGGGCATCGCGCCGGCCATCGCCATCGAGCAGAAGGTCAACACGCGCAACCCCCGTTCGACCGTGGGCACGACGACCGAGATCTACGACTACCTCAAACTGCTGTTCGCCCGCGCGGGGCACACCTTTTCGCCCGTCTCGGGGCAGGAGGTGCGCTGCTTCAGCGTGGATGACGTGGCGGCCCGGATTCTCGCCCGCGACGGACAGCGCGTGGTCATCGGCGCAC
This Alistipes shahii WAL 8301 DNA region includes the following protein-coding sequences:
- the lepB gene encoding signal peptidase I — translated: MGKIKNLLRNKWVGFTLAALLYTLWFVVWTGNLWLVLGLPVIFDLYITKFFYRYVWSHNVKMCQRSKTYRTVYEWVNAIIFATVVATLVHLFIFQMYVIPTSSMERTLLIGDYLYVSKVAYGPQMPNTPLSFPFVHHTMPFSQTKKSFSEAIKWPYHRLKGLKPIRRNDVVVFNFPAGDTVLLENQNVTYYDTLRSFEESFGKEEGRKRLNEKYTVISRPVDKRENYIKRCVGLPGDSLEVRNGKVWVNGEPQEAIPGLQYNYVVQTSAPFTQYAIDNLEIREYSGYGSGYYMNLTDELAEKVRGLSNVISVNRYIYTPNDEVFPQWGTPRWSQDNYGPIWIPKKGDTVQLTAENLPLFRRIIEAYEGHTLEERDGRIVIDGKEATEYTFAMNYYWMMGDNRHNSADSRFWGFVPEDHIVGKASFVWLSLDAEKSFPANIRWERLFRKVR
- a CDS encoding PepSY-associated TM helix domain-containing protein: MSAVRKWSRPVHRDLSFFFSGVLLIYAVSGFMLNHKRDFNSDYSVRRTELVFAQEIPRAEQEWTRARAEELLLRVGEEGNYLKHYFPEPDRLKVFIRGGSSLTVDLASGHAVYESIRKRPVLSSLNRLHYNPSRWWTVFSDVFLAGLIVIVLSGLVMMRGPKGLRGRGGVELIAGILIPLLFIFLT
- the dapB gene encoding 4-hydroxy-tetrahydrodipicolinate reductase, which gives rise to MKAAIIGYGKMGREIERILTERGHEAALIIDTDNAHELDAAHLAGIDVALEFTTPETAYRNIRTCIECGVAAVSGTTGWTDRLGELQELCRERGGALFYASNYCLGVNLMFRLNRQLAAMIDRVGGYDVRIEEVHHTQKKDAPSGTAITLAEGIAENLAGKQGWVNLAPGIEHAANRIERSGEAPADRIEIRSVRKGAVPGIHTVTYESEDDVLEIRHTIKNRRTLALGAVVAAEFLCGKQGVYSMDDLLRNA
- a CDS encoding PLDc N-terminal domain-containing protein; translation: MIGTIVWLIGLVCAIWCVLDIFKKNISTGGKVIAAVVVLLTSWVGLAVYYFYGRDHLQEWFK
- the truA gene encoding tRNA pseudouridine(38-40) synthase TruA; its protein translation is MRYFLELRYNGAAYCGWQRQPDQPSVQQTLERALATLLREPVALTGAGRTDTGVNAAYYVAHFDCERPVADPAQTVYKLNFLLPGDIAVGSMTPVAEDAHARFHAREREYRYFIEPRKNPFTRHETWQYYVPLDVGRMNEAAAMLTAYDDFTSFAKLNSNNKTNICRVKEAVWTIDSRGTMCFTIRADRFLRNMVRSLVGTLVDVGRGRYTPDGFRSIVESRDLSRSSAGAPAQGLFLSDVVYPADIFEHQCFSKFKML
- a CDS encoding DUF4857 domain-containing protein translates to MIKSIKTGIILLAALLLAWLLPWCYAFVFASPSWSPFTLYSCVTHGFASVDFDRENNVAGRDLQGNTYTQQQFDSILPTFYYRQLAAEGRFPSEIEGVAVESRDVERTNFMFRTSPGEINRRRPTVYQLLESMPDRIDLEPATDVFRITGEGIEFVDMETNTIDQKKSAAFTKVLRDKGFSFPARVVSGNPSTRKRYDNGYLLVDDALRVYHMKQVRGRPFVRRTDVADSLQIGQIFVTEFADRKSLGFLVDSEKRFYTLGAEDYKLHEIPVGKFGPTRENMMIIGDMFYWTVTIQGAESKRYVAVNARDYSLADEYRPEEKPQAWAEYAKYLFPFELSFTSPLDGYVKPRIAEVSFQALWLGLVLGAFYALIRRRSPGGRLWQTVGVVLFGLFLFVPLLVFGTAKR
- a CDS encoding OB-fold nucleic acid binding domain-containing protein; the protein is MRKTKKKFKPIMRHFVYCAALAAAVFFLAGCGGNPNKKNASETQTSETQSSVMEVDNLLADAEKLTGGKVTVEGVCTHICRHGGRKIFLMGTDDTQVIRIEAGEKIGSFKPECVNNVVRVTGTLVEDRIDEAYLAEWELRLKDQIARQHGEGEAGCSAEHQARGESVASSTEKRIADFRARIADRKAKEGKEYLSFYHVDGGSYEVLK
- a CDS encoding IMPACT family protein, whose amino-acid sequence is MAGDSYRTVAAPAEAACRERSSKFLSWIYPVRTEEEIRERLDALRKRYYDATHHCYAWRLGPRGEAFRANDDGEPSGTAGKPILGQLLSNDITDCLVVVVRYFGGTKLGVPGLIAAYRESAAEAITAAEIVELTVDRTVRVDFPYVAMNAIMRVVKEQQPRIEEQTFDNLCTMRLAIRESRAAGLIEKLRKAGGSVRDEAE